Proteins encoded together in one Rhipicephalus sanguineus isolate Rsan-2018 chromosome 9, BIME_Rsan_1.4, whole genome shotgun sequence window:
- the LOC119405824 gene encoding ATP-dependent RNA helicase p62 — translation MESWSIAEVEAYRKANGVLLKRNNVPKPILAFDESNFPDFVRKEIEARRDYTSPTCIEALSWSIALSCRNYIGIAETGSDRALAYVLPAVIHVSRQPPRKQQDGPIAVLVAPTRDLARAIHNLASELGDHAGLRNVCAANGDSKGGQYA, via the coding sequence ATGGAAAGCTGGTCGATCGCCGAAGTGGAAGCCTACAGAAAGGCCAACGGTGTATTATTGAAAAGGAATAACGTGCCGAAGCCTATCCTCGCCTTCGACGAGTCCAACTTTCCGGACTTTGTGCGGAAGGAAATCGAGGCCCGACGCGACTACACTTCCCCGACGTGTATCGAGGCCCTCAGCTGGTCCATCGCACTCTCCTGCAGGAACTATATCGGCATAGCGGAGACGGGATCGGACAGGGCTCTCGCCTACGTCCTTCCCGCCGTCATACACGTTAGCCGCCAGCCGCCCAGGAAGCAGCAAGATGGACCCATCGCCGTCCTTGTGGCTCCAACGCGCGATCTAGCAAGGGCCATTCACAACTTGGCCTCAGAGCTCGGCGACCACGCTGGATTACGCAATGTGTGCGCTGCAAACGGCGACAGCAAGGGAGGCCAGTACGCCTAG
- the LOC119405825 gene encoding probable ATP-dependent RNA helicase DDX17 — MTVDMCQEEDKGAQLAELLDDVLKEKTDRAVGFADTKWKVDDIACNLRTGGWPAIGLHGKKVKKERDWALSMFSSGAESVLVTTDMVVQDFALPHVRLVVNYGCPDFSKTYAHRLKHTQRSEGSSVVHTFLVPSQHLQAKTLIEFWKMRSSR; from the coding sequence ATGACCGTCGACATGTGCCAGGAGGAAGACAAGGGAGCGCAATTGGCGGAACTCTTGGACGACGTCCTCAAGGAGAAGACAGACAGAGCCGTGGGGTTCGCTGACACGAAGTGGAAGGTCGATGACATTGCGTGCAATCTGCGGACGGGTGGCTGGCCCGCCATCGGCCTTCACGGTAAGAAGGTGAAAAAGGAGCGCGACTGGGCCTTGTCCATGTTTAGCAGCGGTGCCGAAAGCGTGCTCGTGACGACCGACATGGTGGTTCAAGACTTCGCCTTGCCGCACGTGCGACTGGTGGTGAACTACGGCTGCCCGGACTTCTCGAAAACGTACGCACACAGGTTGAAACACACGCAGCGCTCCGAGGGGTCGAGTGTAGTGCACACGTTTCTTGTTCCCAGCCAACATTTGCAGGCCAAGACCCTGATAGAATTCTGGAAGATGCGAAGCAGTCGGTAA